Proteins found in one Blastocatellia bacterium genomic segment:
- a CDS encoding M36 family metallopeptidase produces the protein MFFALFLIVVQWPASAKLAARPAASPTQADYEALPDFDLRALRPRHLVDIEQKKRLLATSRAASQQATLRWNDWLDAPHHLFSLGAPLTAASRDDAAAAARRFVEANRALYGIERSELDEARVAALEDVPGFTRLALEQRVGGLRVFDSEMLFVLDGERRVLAASGSFVPGLARRAVAANPQLSAEDALRRAALVCGARLTAPVSSTTERLAARERVVFASDEVDSRSEASLVYYPISRDDVRLAYQVLLYGVPSRLDAYLILIDAHSGEALRRDALTMSFAAPMARVFTHENPLTAEREPMPLGGDPTASPQGWVGSDRTEGNNTRVYFNPDMSGGSLVRAAADGTFDFPLDLERSPLDSSDASAANLFYWVNVAHDRFYALGFNEAARNFQSDNFGKGGAAGDPVRADTLRGARVDPASGQTVRNNAYFNPTLDGSPPLLAMLMWTNTTDGATRELDSSYDAGVIIHEYTHGVSTRLAGTDNALGLRSNQGNGMGEGWSDFFAMSFLTPSDRALDAPAPTGVYVTQRARGVRAYPYSTRMDVDPLTFGDIRFNPEVHAQGTVWCSMLWDLRQSFIQRYGFDAGRVAAERLVINGLKVTPLTPSFIDARDAILLADRTTNQGANQDLIWRAFAGRGLGRSATTQLATSGTGYRMPAVEAYDVPAEATAGSLVMNDRPDAPLVIGENVSLILSDRDLMNAVSAEVHVTNQRLGSDLAVTLRADGAGHFAVSLPVVSPATGSKPAASIIAEAGDEIVFSYANARNNAGVPEAVEVRATAGRRVAVYAVNFEQEAPDWTLFGNWHLTTRRAASPPQSLYFAKRKGVDEGKSYTPSGSSGTAYTPAIDLQALVKPQLEFDYYFSGTMQTPADMLTLAARNYPFIGSGTTTAGEPPMTLTYDLRPDADPTFQSARIDLHFLGKRQTFLSFAFNASTAEINRKRLEGFYLDNLRVTAVSTSRQ, from the coding sequence TTGTTTTTTGCTCTCTTCCTGATTGTTGTGCAATGGCCGGCGTCGGCAAAGCTTGCCGCGCGCCCGGCGGCGAGCCCAACTCAGGCCGATTACGAAGCCCTGCCGGATTTCGACCTCCGCGCCCTGCGCCCGCGCCACCTCGTTGACATCGAACAGAAGAAACGATTGCTGGCAACCAGCCGCGCCGCAAGCCAGCAAGCGACGCTGCGCTGGAATGACTGGCTGGACGCGCCGCATCATCTGTTTTCGCTCGGCGCGCCATTGACCGCTGCGTCCAGGGATGACGCGGCGGCGGCGGCGCGGCGCTTCGTTGAAGCCAACCGCGCGCTCTACGGCATTGAGCGCAGCGAGTTGGACGAAGCGCGGGTTGCTGCGCTGGAAGACGTCCCGGGCTTCACGCGGCTGGCGCTCGAACAGCGCGTCGGTGGCCTGCGAGTCTTCGATTCCGAGATGCTCTTTGTTCTTGACGGCGAGCGCCGCGTCCTCGCCGCTTCGGGGAGCTTTGTGCCAGGGCTCGCGCGCCGCGCAGTTGCTGCCAACCCGCAGCTTTCCGCCGAAGACGCCCTGCGCCGCGCCGCTCTAGTCTGCGGCGCGCGGTTGACGGCCCCGGTTAGTTCCACGACAGAACGACTCGCCGCCCGCGAGCGCGTCGTCTTCGCTTCCGACGAAGTCGACAGCCGCTCGGAAGCCAGCCTCGTCTATTATCCGATCAGCCGCGACGACGTGCGACTGGCGTATCAAGTGTTGCTTTATGGCGTGCCTTCAAGGCTCGACGCTTACCTGATTTTGATTGACGCCCACAGCGGCGAAGCCTTGCGCCGTGACGCGCTCACCATGAGCTTCGCCGCGCCGATGGCGCGCGTCTTCACACATGAGAATCCGCTCACAGCGGAGCGCGAACCGATGCCGCTGGGTGGCGACCCTACCGCCTCGCCGCAGGGCTGGGTCGGCAGCGACCGCACCGAAGGCAACAACACTCGCGTTTATTTCAACCCCGACATGAGCGGCGGCAGCCTTGTGCGTGCGGCGGCGGATGGGACGTTCGATTTTCCGCTCGACCTGGAACGCTCGCCGCTCGACTCAAGCGACGCGTCGGCGGCCAATCTCTTTTACTGGGTCAACGTCGCGCACGACCGCTTCTACGCGCTCGGCTTCAACGAAGCGGCGCGCAACTTTCAGAGCGATAACTTCGGCAAAGGCGGCGCCGCCGGCGACCCTGTGCGCGCAGACACCTTGCGCGGCGCGCGGGTGGACCCGGCGAGCGGCCAGACGGTTCGTAATAACGCTTACTTTAATCCGACGCTCGACGGCTCGCCGCCGCTGCTCGCCATGTTGATGTGGACAAACACAACAGACGGAGCGACCCGCGAACTCGATTCGTCTTATGATGCCGGTGTCATCATCCACGAATATACACATGGCGTTTCGACGCGGCTGGCGGGCACGGACAACGCGCTCGGGTTGCGCTCCAATCAGGGCAATGGCATGGGCGAAGGCTGGTCGGATTTCTTCGCCATGTCGTTTTTGACGCCGAGCGACCGGGCGCTCGACGCCCCTGCGCCGACCGGGGTTTATGTTACACAGCGCGCGCGCGGCGTCCGCGCTTATCCGTACTCGACGCGAATGGATGTAGACCCGCTGACCTTCGGCGACATTCGCTTCAACCCCGAAGTCCATGCGCAGGGCACCGTCTGGTGCTCGATGCTCTGGGACTTGCGGCAATCGTTTATCCAGCGCTATGGCTTTGACGCCGGGCGCGTGGCGGCAGAGCGCCTGGTCATCAACGGCTTGAAGGTGACGCCGCTCACGCCGTCTTTCATTGACGCTCGCGACGCCATTCTGCTGGCCGACCGGACGACCAATCAGGGCGCCAATCAAGACTTGATCTGGCGCGCTTTCGCCGGCCGCGGCCTTGGCCGGTCGGCGACAACGCAACTGGCGACGAGCGGCACCGGCTACCGCATGCCGGCGGTCGAAGCCTATGACGTGCCGGCTGAAGCGACTGCCGGATCGCTGGTGATGAACGACCGCCCCGACGCGCCTCTCGTCATCGGTGAAAACGTCAGCCTCATTCTCAGCGACCGCGACCTGATGAACGCCGTCTCGGCTGAAGTGCATGTCACGAATCAGCGCCTCGGCAGCGACCTTGCCGTGACGCTGCGCGCCGACGGAGCGGGCCACTTCGCTGTCAGCTTGCCGGTGGTGTCGCCTGCGACGGGCAGCAAGCCTGCTGCAAGCATCATCGCAGAAGCCGGCGACGAAATCGTCTTCAGCTATGCCAACGCCCGCAACAATGCCGGGGTCCCTGAAGCGGTTGAGGTGCGCGCCACAGCGGGCCGGCGGGTGGCCGTCTATGCGGTGAATTTTGAGCAGGAGGCGCCCGACTGGACGCTGTTCGGCAACTGGCATCTGACGACGCGGCGCGCGGCGAGCCCACCGCAATCGCTCTATTTCGCTAAGCGCAAGGGCGTTGATGAGGGCAAGTCGTATACCCCATCGGGCAGCTCGGGAACCGCCTACACGCCGGCTATCGATCTTCAGGCGCTGGTCAAGCCGCAGCTTGAATTCGATTATTACTTCAGCGGCACCATGCAGACGCCCGCCGATATGTTGACGCTTGCGGCGCGCAACTATCCGTTCATCGGCAGCGGCACGACGACCGCCGGCGAGCCGCCGATGACGCTGACGTACGACCTGCGCCCGGACGCCGACCCGACATTTCAAAGCGCCCGCATCGATCTGCATTTTCTCGGCAAGCGCCAAACTTTTCTGAGCTTCGCCTTCAACGCCTCGACAGCGGAAATCAACCGCAAGCGGCTCGAAGGTTTCTACCTCGACAACCTGCGCGTGACCGCCGTCTCAACCAGCAGACAGTAG
- a CDS encoding SBBP repeat-containing protein, whose translation MRLVGARRRARLVGEAQGLTPTHYLIGNDPKRWRANVPTYSRLKAEQVYGGVDVVYYGSGAQLEYDFNVAPGASYAAIRWRFDGAERIRLDDSGGLLIDTSAGTIRQARPVAYQIAGGPRKAVPARYLVCGKREVRFLVGQYDKRLPLVIDPVLSYSTYFGGHGEDRANGVAVDASGNIYITGNTYSYDLPLKAAMQPAHNQQPYADVFIAKLNAAGTELIYSTYLGGSSSDSANAIAVDRAGNAYVTGATLSSDFPVTAGAFQTALAGGRSLDAFVVKLRADGALDYSTYLGGGRPESSGYEVGNGIAVDAAGDAYVTGSTQSSDFPTTSEAVQRALNSYRNAFVTRLNASGTALVYSTYLGGSGGDEGRGLALDAAGNAYVTGTTYSSDFPVTAGALQSRNAAAPPSLPSSDAFVTKLNPSGTALVYSTYLGGSNADSGSAIAVDAAGNAYVAGTTFSLNLPTTAGSLKSQSGGGFYKSVNSGRRWQRSNTGLATSTAYALAVDPKAAGHLYLDNNDGLYTSTDGGDSWRQVSRQNVGDLVIDPDHPSTIYGTYPNVIKSTDGGATWAAASSGLPPTFGGYSLLIDPLHPATLYVFGYFLGGGAPQGPPQPHYFFKSTDAGASWQEVISVPAILQRPDALVIDPHDTTRLFLNTAYLLYRTQDGGQSWRLMSDHTGYSPRAVDPNSSGILYGYDYGGGIGKSTDDGRTWTRISNGLPPQFNLRDFVAVPTTPTTLYLGTEDGIFKSADGGNNWQEVGIAGDIDFLAFDPRDASTVYTGVNDPKDAFVATVNASGSALVYSTYLGGNGGEEAFAIAVDQAGNAYVTGFTFSSDFPTQSALQSSKPREANPAFLAKLNPAGAALSFSTYFGGSKDATWGQAVAVSAAGDVYVAGWTESSDLPTRGAMQAAYSGQGDAFLFKVGAPRVTGVSLSGKQLVVSGENFDQGAVVLVNGEPQKTENDAANSTTRLIGKKAGKRLPQGQAVTVQVRNTDGALSNAFTFTRRLE comes from the coding sequence ATGCGGTTAGTCGGCGCGCGCCGGCGTGCCCGGCTGGTCGGCGAAGCCCAAGGGCTGACCCCGACTCATTACCTCATCGGCAATGATCCAAAGCGATGGCGGGCGAACGTGCCGACCTACTCACGCCTCAAAGCTGAGCAGGTCTACGGCGGCGTGGATGTCGTCTACTATGGTTCGGGCGCGCAACTCGAATACGACTTCAACGTGGCTCCGGGAGCCAGTTACGCGGCGATCCGCTGGCGCTTCGACGGCGCGGAGCGAATCCGGCTTGATGACTCGGGCGGCCTGCTGATTGACACCTCCGCCGGCACGATTCGCCAGGCGAGGCCGGTGGCTTACCAGATCGCCGGCGGCCCTCGCAAAGCCGTTCCCGCCCGTTATCTGGTCTGCGGCAAACGCGAGGTGCGCTTTCTCGTCGGCCAATACGACAAGCGCCTGCCGCTGGTCATCGATCCCGTCCTCAGTTACTCGACCTACTTCGGCGGCCACGGCGAAGACCGGGCCAATGGCGTGGCGGTCGATGCGTCGGGGAATATTTACATCACCGGCAACACCTACTCTTATGACTTGCCGCTGAAGGCCGCCATGCAGCCGGCGCACAACCAGCAGCCCTATGCCGACGTGTTCATCGCCAAGCTCAACGCGGCGGGCACCGAGTTAATCTATTCGACCTACCTGGGCGGCAGCAGTAGCGATAGCGCTAACGCGATTGCCGTAGACCGCGCGGGCAATGCTTACGTGACCGGGGCGACCCTTTCGAGCGACTTCCCGGTCACTGCCGGCGCGTTTCAAACGGCGCTCGCCGGCGGCAGGAGTCTCGACGCCTTCGTCGTGAAACTGAGGGCGGACGGCGCGCTCGATTATTCGACTTACTTGGGCGGCGGCAGGCCGGAGTCGAGCGGTTATGAGGTGGGCAACGGTATCGCCGTCGATGCCGCTGGCGACGCCTACGTGACCGGCAGCACCCAATCAAGTGATTTTCCAACGACCTCGGAAGCCGTGCAACGGGCGCTCAACAGCTATCGAAACGCCTTTGTGACCAGGCTCAATGCTTCGGGCACGGCGCTGGTCTATTCGACTTATCTGGGCGGCAGCGGCGGCGATGAAGGGCGCGGGCTGGCGCTGGACGCCGCCGGCAACGCGTATGTGACGGGCACCACCTATTCAAGCGATTTCCCGGTGACGGCGGGCGCGCTGCAATCCCGCAACGCCGCTGCCCCGCCCTCGCTGCCGTCGAGCGACGCCTTCGTCACCAAGCTCAACCCAAGCGGGACGGCGCTGGTTTATTCGACCTACCTCGGCGGTTCAAACGCCGATAGCGGCAGCGCGATTGCCGTGGACGCGGCGGGCAATGCCTATGTCGCGGGCACAACCTTTTCGCTCAACCTGCCGACGACGGCGGGCAGTTTGAAGAGTCAATCCGGCGGCGGCTTTTACAAGAGCGTCAACAGCGGGCGGCGCTGGCAACGGAGCAACACGGGCCTGGCGACGTCAACGGCGTACGCGCTCGCCGTTGACCCGAAAGCCGCCGGCCACCTCTACCTCGATAACAATGATGGGTTGTATACGAGCACGGACGGCGGCGACAGTTGGCGGCAGGTGAGCCGGCAGAATGTCGGCGACCTCGTCATTGACCCCGACCACCCCTCGACCATTTATGGCACCTACCCCAACGTCATCAAGAGCACCGATGGCGGGGCGACGTGGGCGGCGGCCAGTAGCGGACTGCCGCCGACTTTTGGGGGCTATAGCCTGTTGATCGATCCGCTGCATCCGGCCACACTTTATGTCTTCGGCTACTTCCTCGGTGGTGGCGCGCCGCAAGGGCCGCCGCAGCCACACTATTTTTTCAAGAGCACGGACGCCGGCGCGAGCTGGCAAGAAGTGATCTCGGTGCCGGCGATATTGCAGAGGCCGGATGCCCTGGTCATCGACCCGCATGACACGACGCGGCTCTTTCTGAATACCGCCTACCTGCTTTATCGAACTCAGGATGGCGGGCAGTCGTGGCGGCTGATGAGCGACCACACGGGCTACTCGCCGCGCGCCGTGGACCCGAACTCTTCAGGCATCCTCTATGGCTACGACTATGGCGGCGGCATCGGCAAGAGCACAGACGACGGGCGCACGTGGACAAGGATCAGTAATGGCCTGCCGCCGCAGTTCAACCTGCGCGATTTCGTGGCCGTGCCGACGACGCCGACGACGCTCTACCTGGGCACGGAGGATGGCATCTTCAAGAGCGCCGACGGCGGCAACAACTGGCAGGAGGTCGGCATCGCCGGCGACATCGATTTCTTGGCGTTCGACCCGCGCGACGCCTCGACGGTCTACACCGGAGTCAATGATCCCAAGGACGCCTTCGTCGCGACAGTGAATGCCTCAGGGTCGGCGCTAGTCTATTCGACTTACCTGGGCGGTAACGGCGGCGAGGAGGCATTCGCCATCGCCGTAGATCAGGCGGGCAACGCCTATGTGACCGGCTTTACCTTTTCAAGTGACTTCCCAACACAAAGCGCGCTGCAATCCAGCAAGCCGCGCGAGGCCAACCCGGCATTCCTGGCGAAGCTGAACCCGGCGGGCGCGGCACTGTCGTTTTCGACTTATTTCGGCGGCAGCAAAGATGCGACCTGGGGGCAGGCCGTTGCGGTCAGCGCCGCCGGCGATGTTTACGTCGCCGGCTGGACGGAATCCTCCGACCTGCCGACACGCGGCGCGATGCAGGCAGCTTATTCGGGACAGGGGGACGCCTTCCTGTTCAAGGTGGGTGCGCCGCGCGTCACCGGCGTTTCGCTTTCGGGCAAACAGCTCGTTGTCAGCGGTGAGAACTTCGACCAGGGCGCGGTGGTACTGGTCAACGGTGAACCGCAGAAGACCGAAAACGACGCGGCGAATTCGACGACCCGGCTGATTGGCAAAAAAGCCGGCAAGCGCCTGCCGCAAGGGCAGGCCGTGACCGTTCAAGTGCGGAACACGGATGGCGCGTTGAGCAACGCCTTCACCTTCACACGCCGCTTAGAATAA
- a CDS encoding sigma-54 dependent transcriptional regulator yields MPNSVLIVDDEEGIRRTLSGVLEDEGLSVEAAASGEDCLKAFERRIFSCVLLDVWLPGIDGIETLERLKAAYPETAVIMISGHGSIETAVRATRLGALDFIEKPLQIDRTILAVRNALRQKQLEADNLHLRQQLDDYVMIGESVPMRALRQQIAVAAPTNGRILIYGESGTGKELVARALHHGSPRAALPFVELNCAAIPEELIESELFGHTKGAFTGATQAKRGKFEQADGGTLLLDEVSDMSLKVQAKVLRVLEEQRFEPVGSNNSVKVDVRIIAATNKRLDEEIERGTFRADLFYRLNVIPFELPPLRERREDIPLLVEHFNRKYSAGYNRAPKRFDDEALERLSAYEWPGNVRELRNTVERVVIMRAKETITADDLPTFGSAEGVRPPTSYNFTSYREGRDAYERNYILRKLAECDGNITRAAEALGIDRSHLYRRMKALGISDKRLGGVG; encoded by the coding sequence ATGCCCAACTCGGTTCTCATCGTAGACGACGAAGAAGGAATCCGGCGCACGCTTTCGGGGGTGCTCGAAGACGAAGGTCTGTCGGTCGAAGCCGCCGCGTCGGGTGAAGACTGTTTGAAGGCGTTTGAGCGGCGCATCTTCAGTTGCGTGTTGCTTGATGTCTGGCTGCCGGGCATTGACGGCATCGAAACCCTTGAGCGGTTGAAGGCGGCCTATCCCGAAACGGCGGTGATTATGATCAGCGGGCATGGCAGCATCGAAACCGCTGTGCGCGCGACGCGGCTGGGGGCGCTCGACTTCATCGAGAAGCCGTTGCAAATTGATCGCACGATCCTTGCGGTGCGCAACGCGCTGCGCCAGAAACAACTCGAAGCCGACAACCTGCACCTGCGCCAACAGCTCGACGATTATGTGATGATCGGCGAGAGCGTGCCCATGCGCGCCCTGCGCCAGCAGATCGCCGTTGCCGCGCCGACCAACGGGCGCATCTTGATTTATGGCGAATCGGGCACCGGCAAAGAACTGGTGGCGCGCGCCCTGCACCATGGCTCGCCGCGCGCCGCGCTGCCGTTTGTCGAGCTGAACTGCGCGGCGATCCCCGAAGAGCTGATCGAGTCAGAACTGTTCGGTCACACCAAGGGCGCATTCACCGGCGCGACTCAGGCCAAGCGCGGCAAGTTCGAGCAGGCCGACGGCGGCACACTGCTGCTCGACGAAGTCAGCGATATGAGCTTGAAAGTTCAGGCGAAGGTCTTGCGGGTGCTTGAAGAGCAGCGCTTCGAACCGGTCGGCTCGAATAATTCAGTCAAAGTAGACGTGCGGATCATCGCGGCGACAAACAAGAGGCTGGATGAAGAGATCGAACGCGGCACGTTTCGCGCTGACCTGTTCTACCGCCTCAATGTCATCCCCTTCGAGCTGCCGCCACTGCGCGAGCGCCGCGAAGACATTCCTCTCTTAGTCGAGCACTTCAACCGCAAATACTCTGCCGGCTATAATCGCGCGCCGAAGCGCTTCGACGACGAGGCGCTCGAACGCCTGAGTGCTTACGAATGGCCGGGCAACGTGCGCGAGCTGCGCAATACGGTTGAGCGCGTCGTCATCATGAGGGCGAAAGAAACGATCACGGCAGACGACCTGCCAACGTTCGGCAGCGCCGAAGGCGTGCGCCCGCCGACCAGTTATAACTTCACCTCTTATCGCGAAGGCCGCGACGCCTACGAGCGCAATTACATTCTGCGCAAGCTCGCCGAATGTGACGGCAACATCACTCGCGCCGCCGAAGCCTTAGGCATTGACCGCTCGCACCTCTATCGCAGAATGAAAGCACTCGGCATCAGCGACAAGCGCCTCGGCGGCGTCGGTTGA
- a CDS encoding DUF6599 family protein codes for MRHQKWFLALAAMASLFAASLSVHAQPPNAGNQPVIAVTTERPLAELLPDKLAGVKATGDIKPFNAGNLAELAGDQATVYREYYVTRAAARQYGAARVEVFQSSHPFGAFGLLSFYGGTNSPAPDHIGAGSARTPEALVFWKDRYFVRVTAASGQPHMPVNGDATLARAIANALPTTKLDEHPVVFRSLPTTPRPVSSPRYYLGPETLNTAVAGTRDLYAFNGDAEAVVAEYEQKPDAETERHGDAAIGDAVPAPPRPRAPDSADEAHHHRIPHAAVCL; via the coding sequence ATGCGGCATCAAAAATGGTTTCTCGCGTTGGCGGCGATGGCGAGCTTGTTCGCCGCGTCGCTTTCCGTCCATGCGCAACCGCCCAATGCAGGCAATCAACCGGTCATCGCCGTCACCACCGAACGGCCCCTGGCCGAATTGCTGCCCGATAAACTGGCCGGCGTGAAGGCGACCGGCGACATCAAACCATTCAACGCCGGCAACCTCGCGGAATTGGCCGGCGATCAAGCGACGGTTTACCGCGAATACTACGTGACGCGCGCCGCCGCGCGGCAATATGGCGCGGCTCGCGTTGAAGTCTTTCAATCGTCGCACCCGTTCGGGGCTTTCGGTTTGCTGAGTTTTTACGGCGGCACTAACAGCCCTGCTCCGGACCACATCGGCGCAGGCAGCGCCCGCACGCCTGAAGCGCTGGTCTTCTGGAAGGACAGATATTTTGTGCGCGTGACGGCGGCGAGTGGCCAGCCACACATGCCGGTTAACGGCGACGCGACGCTGGCCCGCGCCATTGCCAATGCGCTACCGACGACGAAGCTCGACGAGCACCCGGTCGTCTTCCGCAGCCTGCCGACGACGCCGCGACCGGTAAGCAGCCCGCGTTATTATCTCGGCCCGGAAACGCTCAACACGGCAGTTGCCGGCACGCGCGACCTCTACGCCTTCAATGGCGACGCCGAAGCCGTGGTCGCAGAGTATGAGCAGAAGCCTGACGCGGAGACGGAGAGACACGGCGACGCGGCGATAGGCGACGCTGTCCCCGCGCCCCCGCGCCCCCGCGCCCCCGACAGCGCCGATGAAGCTCATCATCATCGAATACCACACGCCGCAGTTTGCCTATGA
- a CDS encoding PH domain-containing protein, translating to MYCNQCGQALPPTSRFCNSCGAVVVANSNVNVAQPNFAPPAAAAAGQSPLPTARRDDLAPNESVIFVLRPTLIFVMVRYGIAILILLATAALMGLMHSAKPEWFTGVVSFVVILIVGAIAFASPVYKHLLRRREVYTLTNHKLEMRYGLLSKTVRNIPLTKIQDVTVTASFWQRVIHIGDIEIDSASEMGKIILDDIHHPERYANLILDELRRRN from the coding sequence ATGTATTGCAACCAATGCGGTCAGGCGCTTCCCCCGACGAGCCGCTTCTGCAATTCCTGCGGTGCGGTAGTCGTCGCCAACAGCAACGTCAATGTCGCGCAGCCGAACTTTGCGCCGCCCGCTGCTGCCGCCGCAGGTCAGTCGCCACTGCCGACGGCGCGGCGCGATGATCTGGCGCCGAATGAGTCGGTCATCTTTGTGCTGCGCCCGACGCTGATCTTCGTGATGGTGCGTTATGGCATTGCCATCCTCATCCTGCTGGCAACGGCGGCGCTGATGGGCTTGATGCACAGCGCCAAGCCGGAATGGTTTACCGGCGTCGTGTCGTTCGTGGTGATCCTCATTGTCGGCGCCATCGCGTTTGCGTCGCCGGTCTACAAGCACTTGCTGCGCCGCCGTGAAGTCTACACGCTGACGAATCACAAGCTGGAGATGCGCTACGGGCTGCTCTCGAAGACGGTGCGCAATATCCCGCTCACTAAGATTCAAGACGTCACCGTGACCGCGTCGTTCTGGCAGCGGGTGATCCACATTGGCGACATCGAAATCGATAGCGCGTCAGAGATGGGCAAGATCATTCTCGACGACATCCACCACCCGGAGCGTTACGCGAACTTGATTTTGGACGAGCTGCGCCGCCGGAACTAA
- a CDS encoding alpha/beta fold hydrolase — MSQGEADKEHAAEMNLTAAINSAAMAPHRRWLGLGVALGVAGSVTLAFGATCYQLSQALIRPRLKRLTQLKSPHLRHLLRRRNVRFEDVTFNSFDGTRLYGWWMASGAARPTIVLLHGVKKNRTDVLRGALVLCEAGFNVLVFDGRAHGNSEGRFVTYGFYERRDVESAIDWLAMNKQVDRNCLGLAGESMGAAIALQVAAHNPWVRAVWADSPFASLRRVSSEFLERMTHLPGSLLNPVVWTTIQVANYRGKFDVQAVDPLALAARITCPVYLVHGTADQLIAPTHSQNIHDALAGERHLWLIEGARHARGVRHAKQHYADRIVGFFKDKLTD; from the coding sequence ATGAGTCAGGGCGAAGCGGATAAAGAGCATGCCGCAGAGATGAACCTCACGGCGGCCATCAACTCGGCAGCGATGGCGCCGCACAGGCGGTGGCTAGGGCTGGGCGTCGCCCTTGGCGTCGCCGGCTCGGTGACGCTGGCCTTCGGGGCGACCTGCTATCAGCTTTCACAGGCGTTGATCCGCCCGCGCCTCAAGCGGCTGACGCAACTCAAAAGCCCGCACCTGCGCCACCTGCTCAGGCGGCGCAACGTCCGCTTCGAAGACGTCACCTTCAATTCCTTCGACGGCACGCGGCTCTATGGCTGGTGGATGGCGTCGGGCGCGGCGCGGCCTACGATTGTCCTGCTGCATGGCGTTAAGAAGAATCGCACAGACGTGCTGCGCGGCGCGCTGGTGTTGTGCGAAGCCGGATTCAATGTGCTGGTCTTTGACGGGCGGGCGCACGGCAACAGCGAAGGCCGCTTTGTCACCTATGGCTTCTACGAGCGGCGCGATGTCGAATCAGCCATTGACTGGCTGGCGATGAATAAACAGGTTGACCGCAATTGTCTGGGGCTTGCGGGCGAGAGCATGGGCGCGGCCATCGCTTTGCAGGTCGCGGCGCATAACCCTTGGGTGCGCGCCGTCTGGGCCGACAGCCCGTTTGCCAGCCTGCGCCGCGTCAGCTCAGAGTTCCTCGAACGGATGACGCACCTGCCGGGCAGCTTGCTCAACCCTGTGGTCTGGACAACGATCCAGGTCGCCAACTATCGCGGCAAGTTCGACGTGCAGGCGGTTGACCCGCTGGCGCTCGCCGCCCGCATCACCTGTCCCGTCTATCTCGTGCATGGCACGGCTGACCAGTTGATTGCCCCGACGCACTCGCAGAACATTCACGACGCGCTGGCCGGCGAGCGTCACCTGTGGCTGATCGAAGGCGCGCGCCACGCGCGCGGCGTACGCCATGCGAAGCAGCATTACGCCGACCGCATCGTCGGCTTCTTCAAAGACAAGCTCACCGATTAA
- a CDS encoding TlpA disulfide reductase family protein translates to MTRKFKAILSAIALTIVLSVTASAQQDFTFTTLDGQSLSLAAQHGKVVVLLFSGTQDPQCRDAMQSLASLAERYQGKPVSIYWVSVNSPAEASNEQLRQACGPVGSVVVARDTNQAAFKQYGGKRPQLPTVIVLNRQGQAAGQPRGGFNPNSDFVNDLAAVVDSLLAK, encoded by the coding sequence ATGACCAGGAAATTCAAAGCTATCTTATCCGCCATTGCGCTCACCATCGTTCTGAGCGTGACGGCAAGCGCGCAGCAAGACTTTACCTTCACGACGCTCGACGGCCAATCGCTGAGCCTCGCGGCGCAGCACGGCAAAGTCGTCGTGCTGCTCTTCAGCGGCACGCAAGACCCGCAGTGCCGTGACGCGATGCAGTCGCTGGCGTCGCTCGCCGAACGCTATCAGGGCAAGCCCGTGAGCATTTACTGGGTCAGCGTCAATTCGCCCGCCGAAGCGAGCAACGAGCAACTGCGGCAAGCTTGTGGGCCGGTGGGCTCGGTGGTCGTCGCGCGCGACACCAACCAGGCGGCGTTCAAGCAGTACGGCGGCAAGCGCCCGCAACTGCCGACGGTGATCGTGCTCAATCGGCAAGGTCAGGCAGCGGGCCAGCCGCGCGGCGGCTTCAATCCGAACTCGGACTTTGTCAACGACCTGGCCGCCGTCGTTGACAGCCTGCTGGCCAAATAG